A DNA window from Brenneria izadpanahii contains the following coding sequences:
- a CDS encoding ABC transporter ATP-binding protein has product MNLVEMNNVDKRFPLPLSLDQRLARLLGRAVNAPAVHAVNGVSLNIKQGEVLGLVGESGCGKSTLARVIAGIHAPTSGSVTFRGEPVAVTQGRREVKLTTRVQMIFQDPYASLNPRHRINRIIAEGPLFHRLISPAEQDEYVCEMMNQAGIDPAYRFRYPHQFSGGQRQRIGIARALAMQPEFLVCDEAVAALDVSIQAQVINLFMDLRERLRLTYLFVSHDLGVVRHLSDRVAIMYLGKLVELAPAEAVFSRANHPYTQALLGNMLTLNSRRQTFIPIKGEIPSPLSPPKGCKFHPRCPHAMARCSQEEPALREVESGHFSACHLNT; this is encoded by the coding sequence ATGAATCTGGTGGAAATGAATAACGTCGACAAGCGTTTTCCGCTGCCGTTGTCGTTGGATCAGCGTCTGGCCCGTTTGCTGGGGCGAGCGGTTAACGCCCCGGCCGTGCACGCGGTTAACGGCGTGTCGCTGAATATTAAACAGGGCGAAGTGCTGGGGCTGGTGGGCGAATCCGGCTGCGGTAAGTCGACGTTGGCGCGCGTGATCGCAGGTATTCATGCGCCGACTTCGGGCAGCGTCACTTTCCGCGGCGAACCGGTAGCCGTCACCCAGGGACGCCGGGAAGTGAAACTCACTACGCGGGTACAGATGATCTTTCAGGATCCCTATGCCTCGCTGAATCCGCGGCACCGCATCAACCGCATTATTGCCGAAGGACCGCTGTTTCACCGTCTGATCTCGCCCGCCGAGCAGGATGAGTACGTCTGTGAAATGATGAACCAGGCCGGCATCGATCCGGCTTACCGTTTCCGCTACCCGCACCAGTTTTCCGGCGGTCAGCGCCAGCGCATCGGCATTGCCCGCGCGTTGGCCATGCAGCCTGAATTCCTGGTGTGCGATGAAGCCGTCGCCGCACTGGACGTATCGATTCAGGCGCAGGTGATCAACCTGTTTATGGATCTGCGCGAACGTCTGCGGCTGACCTATCTGTTCGTCAGTCACGATCTCGGCGTGGTGCGCCATCTGAGCGATCGCGTGGCCATCATGTACCTGGGCAAACTGGTGGAACTGGCGCCGGCGGAGGCCGTATTTAGCCGGGCCAATCATCCTTATACCCAGGCGTTGCTGGGCAACATGCTGACGCTCAACTCCCGGCGTCAGACCTTTATTCCCATCAAGGGGGAGATTCCCTCGCCGTTGTCGCCACCGAAAGGTTGTAAGTTTCACCCCCGTTGCCCGCATGCGATGGCCCGCTGCTCTCAGGAGGAGCCCGCGCTGCGCGAGGTGGAGTCGGGGCATTTTTCTGCTTGTCATCTTAATACTTAG
- a CDS encoding ABC transporter ATP-binding protein, with protein MNVNIERHREEVLRVSGLQTYFSTEQGTIKAVNGVDFALRRGEILGLVGESGSGKSVTGFSIMGLIDPPGKIHGGSIRLGETELVGLSEKSLRPLRGVRMAMIFQDPMMTLNPVMRVADQMIEAITVHERVPRKQAMLRAREALVKAGIPAPDERLRAYPHELSGGMRQRVAIATAILHRPDVIIADEPTTALDVTIQGQILAEVQRLARDEGVALVWITHDLSVVAGLADRICVMYAGRVVESGATDQVLDHPAHPYTLGLIESLPGQGEQGKPLKQIPGMTPSLLGLDDGCAFRNRCAYASEVCRTPPRHQCWADGQTASCFHPRRAIEHAAAQQEVSS; from the coding sequence ATGAACGTAAATATAGAACGCCATCGTGAAGAAGTGCTGCGCGTGAGCGGCCTGCAAACATACTTCAGCACGGAGCAAGGCACCATCAAAGCGGTCAACGGCGTGGATTTCGCGCTACGCCGCGGCGAGATCCTGGGCTTGGTGGGCGAATCAGGCTCCGGCAAAAGCGTCACCGGTTTTTCCATCATGGGGCTTATCGATCCGCCGGGGAAAATTCACGGCGGCAGTATTCGCCTGGGCGAGACGGAACTGGTGGGATTGTCTGAAAAATCGCTGCGTCCGCTGCGCGGCGTGCGCATGGCGATGATTTTTCAGGATCCGATGATGACGCTGAACCCGGTCATGCGGGTGGCGGATCAGATGATTGAAGCCATTACCGTACATGAGCGGGTGCCGCGCAAACAGGCGATGCTGCGGGCGCGGGAAGCGCTGGTCAAAGCCGGTATTCCGGCGCCGGATGAACGGCTGCGCGCCTATCCGCATGAACTCTCAGGCGGGATGCGGCAACGTGTCGCCATCGCCACCGCTATTTTGCACCGCCCCGACGTGATTATCGCCGATGAGCCGACGACGGCGCTGGATGTCACCATCCAGGGGCAGATTTTGGCCGAAGTACAGCGGCTGGCTCGCGATGAGGGCGTGGCGCTGGTCTGGATCACCCATGACTTATCGGTGGTGGCCGGATTGGCCGATCGCATCTGTGTGATGTATGCCGGGCGGGTGGTGGAGTCCGGCGCCACCGATCAGGTGCTGGATCATCCCGCTCACCCGTACACGCTGGGGTTGATTGAGTCTCTTCCGGGACAGGGCGAGCAGGGCAAACCCTTAAAACAGATCCCCGGAATGACGCCCTCGCTACTGGGGCTGGATGACGGCTGCGCCTTTCGCAACCGCTGCGCGTATGCCAGCGAGGTTTGCCGCACGCCGCCGCGGCATCAATGCTGGGCCGATGGGCAGACGGCGAGCTGTTTTCATCCTCGCCGCGCTATCGAACATGCCGCCGCGCAACAGGAGGTCAGTTCATGA
- a CDS encoding ABC transporter permease, which translates to MSDVTPHTPLRRESYLREVWRNYRRSHIASLALLVLFIAVLMAIFAPWITPQNPFDQSILELADARLSPGSVGTGGYVHVLGTDADGRDLYSAIVYGMRLSMTIGLISGMAAMMIGALIGLMAGFIGGRTEAVLMRIVDLQLSFPPLMLALVLVAILGQGQFQVIAALVAAQYAYFARTVHGAALAERQKEYIEAASAVPLPARRIMFGHLLPNVLPPLIVVASVQIASSIVLEATLSFLGVGLPVTEPSLGGLIYRGFEYMLSGRYWMSVYPGITLVILMLAINLVGDQLRDVLNPRLSK; encoded by the coding sequence ATGAGCGACGTCACTCCACATACCCCGCTGCGCCGGGAAAGTTATCTGCGCGAAGTCTGGCGCAATTACCGGCGCAGTCATATCGCCAGCCTGGCGCTGCTGGTGCTGTTCATCGCGGTGCTGATGGCGATCTTCGCGCCGTGGATCACGCCGCAGAATCCTTTCGACCAGTCGATTCTGGAACTGGCGGATGCGCGGCTGAGCCCCGGTTCGGTCGGCACCGGCGGCTATGTGCACGTGCTGGGAACCGATGCCGACGGCCGGGATCTCTACAGCGCCATCGTCTACGGCATGCGTCTGAGCATGACCATCGGCCTGATTAGCGGTATGGCGGCGATGATGATTGGCGCGTTAATCGGTTTGATGGCGGGTTTTATCGGCGGCCGTACCGAAGCGGTATTGATGCGCATCGTCGATCTGCAACTTTCGTTTCCGCCGCTGATGCTGGCGCTGGTGCTGGTGGCGATACTGGGGCAGGGACAGTTTCAGGTTATCGCGGCGCTGGTGGCGGCGCAGTATGCCTATTTCGCCCGCACGGTGCATGGGGCGGCGCTCGCTGAACGGCAGAAAGAATATATCGAAGCGGCCAGCGCGGTGCCGCTGCCCGCCCGGCGCATTATGTTCGGCCATTTGCTGCCGAATGTGCTGCCGCCGCTGATCGTTGTGGCGTCGGTCCAGATCGCCAGTTCGATAGTGTTGGAAGCCACGCTCTCTTTTCTTGGCGTGGGGCTGCCGGTCACCGAGCCGTCATTGGGCGGTCTGATCTATCGCGGCTTCGAATATATGCTCAGCGGCCGTTATTGGATGAGCGTTTACCCCGGCATCACGCTGGTGATTTTGATGCTGGCGATCAATCTGGTCGGCGACCAGCTGCGCGATGTACTGAATCCGAGGTTGAGCAAATGA
- a CDS encoding ABC transporter permease: protein MLSFFTVRAWQSLLVLLLMSILVFMAVYAIGNPIDILINPQADQALREATIARYGLDKPMWEQYLVFLRNALHGDFGESFIYNVPAMGLILEYLPATLELAVVAMAMTIIIGVPLGMYAGYRPDSWLSKSIMGGSVLAFSVPGFWMGLMLILIFSVELGWFSSGGRGETVTVLGIPWSVLTLDGWAHLLLPAVNLALFRLALIVRLTRAGVREAILSDYVKFARAKGVPPMRILLRHVMRNILIPLTTVLGLEFGAMVAFSVVTETIFSWPGAGKLVIDSIRTLDQPVVVSYLLLVAAMFVVINLLVDMLYSLLDPRIRLGSRK from the coding sequence ATGTTGAGTTTTTTTACTGTTCGAGCCTGGCAGTCGCTTTTGGTGCTGCTGCTGATGTCGATCCTGGTTTTTATGGCGGTGTACGCCATTGGCAACCCCATCGATATTTTGATTAATCCACAGGCGGATCAGGCGCTACGCGAAGCAACCATAGCCCGCTATGGGCTGGATAAGCCGATGTGGGAGCAATATCTGGTTTTTCTGCGTAACGCGCTGCACGGCGATTTTGGCGAGTCGTTTATTTATAACGTGCCGGCGATGGGCCTAATTCTGGAATATCTGCCCGCCACGCTTGAACTGGCGGTGGTGGCAATGGCGATGACCATTATCATCGGCGTTCCGTTGGGCATGTACGCGGGCTACCGTCCTGATTCCTGGCTGAGTAAGAGCATTATGGGCGGCAGCGTGCTGGCGTTTTCCGTGCCGGGATTCTGGATGGGGCTGATGCTGATCCTGATCTTTTCGGTAGAGCTGGGCTGGTTCTCTTCCGGCGGCAGAGGCGAAACGGTGACGGTATTGGGTATTCCGTGGTCGGTGCTGACGCTGGACGGCTGGGCGCATTTGCTGCTGCCGGCGGTTAATTTGGCGCTGTTCCGGCTGGCGCTGATTGTCCGTCTGACCCGCGCCGGCGTGCGGGAAGCGATTCTGTCCGACTATGTCAAATTCGCCCGCGCCAAGGGAGTGCCGCCGATGCGGATACTGCTGCGCCATGTGATGCGCAACATACTGATCCCGCTGACTACGGTGTTGGGGCTGGAGTTCGGCGCGATGGTGGCGTTTTCCGTCGTCACGGAAACCATTTTCTCCTGGCCGGGGGCGGGCAAGCTGGTCATCGATTCTATCCGCACGCTGGATCAGCCGGTGGTGGTGTCCTATTTGCTGTTGGTCGCCGCGATGTTCGTCGTCATTAATTTACTGGTCGACATGCTGTATTCCCTGCTTGATCCGCGAATTCGTCTTGGGAGCCGAAAATGA
- a CDS encoding SDR family NAD(P)-dependent oxidoreductase — MQIRFDGRKAIVTGAAQGIGREIAASLAQAGADLWLCDIDSAGLAQSLAFCRAQAPEADIQTAVVDVSQRQEIQSFVKSVGEVDVLINVAGGVCGQTGHPIDAISEEAWRRIFAVNSDAMFWFSQAVVPAMKRKGWGRIVTISSIAGLGISLTGIQAYAASKAAEVALTRQLAHELGPYGITVNAVAPGFVRSNPTTELQWEAYGAEGQKALLESIALRRTGVAGDIAPAVLFLASEHSGWTTGQTLAVDGGK; from the coding sequence ATGCAGATAAGGTTTGATGGCCGCAAGGCAATTGTTACCGGCGCGGCCCAGGGGATTGGCCGTGAAATCGCCGCCAGTCTGGCGCAGGCGGGGGCGGATCTGTGGCTATGCGACATAGATAGCGCGGGATTGGCGCAAAGCCTGGCGTTTTGTCGGGCGCAGGCGCCGGAGGCCGATATTCAAACGGCGGTAGTGGATGTGTCGCAACGTCAGGAAATACAGAGCTTCGTCAAATCCGTCGGGGAAGTAGATGTGCTGATCAATGTCGCCGGCGGCGTATGCGGGCAGACGGGGCATCCGATTGACGCCATTAGCGAGGAGGCGTGGCGGCGGATCTTTGCGGTTAACAGCGACGCCATGTTCTGGTTTTCGCAGGCGGTGGTTCCCGCAATGAAGCGTAAAGGCTGGGGACGTATCGTCACCATTTCCAGCATCGCCGGGCTGGGCATAAGCCTGACCGGGATCCAGGCTTATGCGGCCAGCAAGGCGGCCGAAGTCGCGCTGACGCGCCAGCTTGCGCACGAGCTTGGGCCGTATGGCATCACCGTTAATGCGGTAGCGCCCGGATTCGTCCGCTCCAATCCAACCACCGAACTTCAGTGGGAGGCCTATGGCGCCGAGGGACAAAAAGCGCTGCTGGAGAGCATTGCTCTGCGGCGTACCGGCGTCGCCGGCGATATCGCGCCGGCGGTGCTGTTTCTGGCTTCGGAACACAGCGGCTGGACTACCGGCCAGACGTTGGCGGTAGACGGCGGGAAATGA
- a CDS encoding ketopantoate reductase family protein has protein sequence MNADQQTPILIWGAGAIGASLGAAFAAAGYPVVFVDQEQMHVDAMNSGGLYIEGPIREQHLAVRAYTPEDLQGRYDLIFLAVKAHHTAFACRQLRPFLTENGVVVSAQNGLNELDIAAVLGRERTMGCFVNFGADYLYPGHIMYGGRAAVVVGELDGRTTERVKSVHALLQTFDDRAVLTDNIWGYLWGKLVYGAMLYATALTDGAIWECLDHPNYRDVFISLGKEIAAVAAAEGVALEAFDGFEPSAYAPDAPMPLALASLDAMVEHNRRSTKTHSGIWRDLAIRQRRTEVDAQLGPILDAARRHGIAVPLTRRLIELIHACEDGLPRVWGNLSVLRAAQRNTRYADKV, from the coding sequence ATGAATGCCGATCAGCAAACTCCCATTCTGATTTGGGGCGCGGGCGCCATCGGCGCCAGCCTGGGGGCCGCTTTTGCCGCCGCCGGCTATCCGGTTGTATTTGTCGATCAGGAACAGATGCATGTGGATGCCATGAATAGCGGCGGGCTTTATATCGAAGGCCCGATCCGCGAGCAGCATTTGGCGGTGCGCGCGTATACGCCGGAAGACCTGCAAGGACGCTACGACCTAATCTTTTTAGCGGTCAAGGCGCATCACACCGCTTTCGCCTGCCGGCAACTGCGCCCGTTTCTGACGGAAAACGGCGTGGTGGTATCGGCTCAGAACGGGCTGAACGAACTGGATATCGCCGCCGTGCTGGGGCGGGAACGGACGATGGGGTGCTTCGTGAACTTCGGCGCCGACTATCTCTATCCCGGTCATATCATGTACGGCGGCCGGGCCGCAGTCGTGGTGGGCGAATTGGACGGACGAACCACCGAACGGGTTAAGTCTGTTCACGCGCTGTTGCAGACCTTCGATGACCGGGCCGTTCTTACCGACAATATCTGGGGATATCTGTGGGGCAAACTGGTGTACGGCGCGATGCTCTACGCCACTGCCTTAACGGATGGCGCCATCTGGGAATGTCTGGATCATCCAAATTACCGCGACGTGTTCATCAGTTTAGGCAAGGAGATCGCCGCCGTGGCCGCCGCCGAGGGCGTCGCGCTGGAGGCTTTCGATGGGTTCGAACCTTCAGCCTATGCGCCCGATGCGCCGATGCCTCTGGCGTTGGCCAGCCTGGATGCCATGGTGGAACACAACCGCCGCTCCACAAAAACGCACAGCGGTATCTGGCGTGACTTGGCGATACGCCAGCGTCGAACCGAAGTGGATGCCCAATTGGGGCCGATTCTGGACGCCGCGCGGCGGCACGGTATCGCCGTGCCATTAACCCGGCGGCTGATTGAACTGATTCATGCCTGTGAAGATGGGCTTCCCCGCGTCTGGGGAAACCTGAGTGTTCTACGTGCGGCCCAGAGGAATACACGCTATGCAGATAAGGTTTGA
- a CDS encoding creatininase family protein, giving the protein MRVRDCNWQHIESYLQHDDRVVLPIGSTEQHAYLSLCVDAILSEEVGAAAAEPLGIPVYPAVPFGLAPYFMAYPGSMTLQVSTYAALITDLLDSLSAHGFRRIMILNGHGGNQPAAAVALEWAARHTGHRVRFHNWWNAPKTWAKVKEIDPVASHASWMENFPITRLAHAPSPSGAKPMVDLERLRMLDPLETRGYLGDGNYGGDYQKPDETMQQLWQVAVDETRQLLEDGWV; this is encoded by the coding sequence ATGAGAGTCCGCGATTGTAATTGGCAACATATTGAAAGCTATTTGCAGCATGACGACCGAGTGGTGTTGCCCATCGGCAGCACCGAGCAGCATGCCTATCTGAGTTTGTGCGTCGATGCCATTTTGTCCGAAGAGGTCGGCGCCGCCGCCGCCGAGCCATTGGGCATTCCGGTTTATCCGGCGGTGCCGTTCGGGCTGGCGCCCTATTTTATGGCGTATCCCGGCTCCATGACGCTGCAAGTGTCTACCTATGCCGCATTGATAACCGATTTACTGGATAGCCTATCGGCCCACGGGTTCCGGCGCATCATGATTTTGAACGGCCATGGCGGCAATCAGCCTGCCGCCGCGGTGGCTCTGGAATGGGCGGCCCGGCATACCGGCCATCGCGTTCGCTTTCACAACTGGTGGAATGCGCCCAAAACCTGGGCAAAAGTCAAGGAGATCGACCCGGTGGCGTCGCACGCCTCGTGGATGGAAAACTTCCCGATCACCCGCCTGGCCCATGCGCCATCGCCGTCCGGGGCGAAGCCGATGGTCGATCTGGAGCGCCTGCGCATGTTGGATCCGCTGGAAACCCGCGGCTATCTAGGCGACGGCAATTACGGCGGCGACTACCAGAAACCGGACGAGACGATGCAGCAACTGTGGCAGGTCGCGGTTGACGAGACGCGCCAACTGTTGGAGGACGGCTGGGTATGA
- a CDS encoding MurR/RpiR family transcriptional regulator translates to MPTSHYLEAEVIKQVAYIAPSLPAAQRRLANYVLENAFQVASGNIESLAAATGVSIATANRFAVALGYSGYAEFRHALFQVFKPSMAPVEKLRNELGRDSQLDEVVHESLSGSQVSIGQTRDRTTRSGLEQAIRMITSARNVYCFGLGTSIHLANIAAFRFSAYCQNIHALASYGGAEMALHHLQKIGEQDLLLSISFPRYSADMIRIMHFARSRNASILALTDRPSSPLVGLADHTLLAAAEHQLLSSSMVAPIALIEALAAAMAHRTPEGLNSAAELTGQLLPYFYLDQPAAETDERFSGGNSQKSRNRRRKGKNAE, encoded by the coding sequence ATGCCGACATCGCATTATCTGGAAGCAGAAGTCATCAAGCAGGTTGCCTACATCGCCCCCAGCCTGCCGGCCGCGCAGCGCAGACTGGCCAACTATGTGCTGGAGAATGCCTTTCAGGTCGCCTCCGGCAATATTGAGAGTTTGGCGGCCGCCACCGGGGTTTCCATCGCCACGGCCAACCGTTTTGCCGTCGCATTGGGGTATTCCGGCTATGCGGAATTTCGTCATGCGCTTTTTCAGGTATTCAAACCGTCGATGGCGCCGGTGGAAAAGCTGCGGAATGAACTGGGGCGCGATTCTCAGTTGGACGAGGTGGTGCATGAGTCGCTGTCCGGCTCGCAGGTCAGTATCGGCCAGACGCGCGATCGAACCACCCGCAGCGGCCTTGAGCAGGCCATCCGCATGATTACTTCCGCGCGCAACGTGTATTGCTTCGGACTGGGAACCAGCATCCATCTGGCGAATATCGCCGCTTTCCGCTTCTCCGCCTATTGCCAGAATATTCATGCGCTGGCGAGTTATGGCGGTGCGGAAATGGCGTTGCACCATTTGCAGAAAATCGGCGAGCAGGATTTATTGCTGTCGATCTCTTTCCCGCGTTATTCCGCGGACATGATCCGCATCATGCATTTTGCGCGTTCGCGCAACGCATCGATTCTGGCGCTGACCGATCGTCCAAGTTCTCCGCTCGTCGGGCTGGCCGACCACACGCTGCTGGCGGCGGCGGAGCATCAGTTGCTTTCCAGTTCGATGGTCGCCCCGATAGCGCTGATCGAAGCGCTGGCCGCCGCAATGGCGCACCGAACGCCGGAAGGACTGAATAGCGCGGCGGAACTGACGGGGCAACTGCTTCCTTATTTTTATCTCGATCAACCGGCTGCGGAAACCGATGAACGGTTCAGCGGCGGTAATAGCCAGAAAAGCCGCAACAGGCGGCGAAAGGGGAAGAACGCAGAATGA
- a CDS encoding LacI family DNA-binding transcriptional regulator produces the protein MASLKDVAKLANVSLMTVSRALNSPDSLKPETYQRVKQAIEALNYVPDLSAKKIRGARATPKTIGVLALDTVTTPFSVEMTLSIEETARAHGWNSFVVNMFMSDCVDDIVDLLLSHRPAGIIYTTMGLRTVPVPKKLLSLPCVLANCESEQGGVASYIPDDEQGQYDGVHALLSAGYRKPLCIHLPKERLASARRRQGLERACREFSLDPQQLWQHHLRLGDEYYIDAVTIIEQYFDRGKPRFDSVVCGNDRVAFLVYQTLLSKGIRIPQDVAVLGYDNLVGIGDLFLPALTTVQLPHYEIGRQSTLHIINRLETIDITKIASPLLRRESL, from the coding sequence ATGGCTTCTTTAAAAGATGTGGCAAAGCTGGCGAACGTTTCATTGATGACGGTATCGCGGGCGTTGAACAGTCCGGATAGTTTGAAGCCGGAAACGTATCAGCGCGTTAAGCAGGCTATCGAGGCATTGAATTATGTGCCCGATTTGTCGGCGAAAAAAATCCGTGGCGCCAGAGCCACGCCGAAAACCATTGGCGTGCTGGCGTTGGATACCGTAACCACGCCGTTTTCAGTTGAAATGACCCTATCGATTGAAGAAACGGCCCGCGCTCACGGCTGGAACAGCTTTGTCGTCAATATGTTCATGTCTGACTGTGTGGACGATATCGTCGATTTACTGTTGTCGCACCGGCCAGCCGGGATTATTTACACCACGATGGGACTGCGCACGGTGCCGGTACCGAAAAAACTGCTGAGCCTGCCCTGCGTCCTGGCGAATTGCGAAAGCGAGCAGGGCGGGGTAGCCAGCTATATACCGGATGATGAACAGGGACAATACGACGGCGTTCATGCTCTGCTCAGCGCGGGCTACCGTAAGCCATTGTGCATTCATCTGCCGAAGGAGAGGCTGGCCAGCGCCCGGCGGCGTCAGGGACTTGAACGCGCCTGCCGCGAATTTTCCCTCGATCCGCAACAGCTGTGGCAGCATCATCTCCGTCTTGGCGACGAGTATTACATCGATGCCGTGACGATTATCGAGCAGTATTTTGACCGCGGAAAACCCCGGTTTGATTCCGTGGTGTGCGGCAACGACAGAGTGGCGTTTCTGGTGTATCAAACTTTGCTGTCAAAAGGTATACGCATCCCGCAAGACGTCGCGGTTCTGGGCTACGACAATCTGGTCGGCATCGGCGATCTTTTCCTGCCCGCGCTGACCACGGTACAACTCCCGCACTATGAAATAGGCCGCCAATCGACGCTGCATATTATCAATCGTTTGGAAACCATCGACATCACCAAAATAGCCAGCCCGCTTCTGCGGCGCGAATCGCTGTAG
- a CDS encoding OmpG porin family protein, whose product MKNTYLCISLALFAGQAAAVTTENAAEAEQELPSDNKNTGNWDVAALGTTAADGQQQDNVDIARISQEQQSVHWNTVDSSLDAGGLHGNIGSKIEIDDTRWKNNTKNGGKFKLALIQAWLRHDELPGWYFGYWNAREDSYSGQFSNQDYGSTNTINEMYIGKINEFYRGNWGVEVLGGTESASKRWKGRLKLWGESRFTDKWSVSGYIFREYQPQSNDSGNGDLEHHIMEMEPALQYRVNPDLGLYIRPYYSWEKQVRQSWGNIIEEEWKVTAGLWRNWYPLLTSLYVGFGNDKIYNQANRSEVFYNGKYNFIGATASYPIVDNLRLYGEFKAQFTKSYGQWTNEGHSWNPFTIVGIEYSF is encoded by the coding sequence ATGAAAAATACATATCTCTGTATTTCGCTTGCGCTGTTTGCAGGTCAGGCCGCGGCGGTAACAACGGAAAACGCCGCAGAAGCAGAACAGGAATTGCCGTCCGACAATAAAAACACCGGCAACTGGGACGTCGCCGCCCTGGGAACGACAGCGGCGGACGGCCAGCAACAAGATAATGTGGATATCGCCCGTATATCCCAGGAGCAGCAGTCGGTGCATTGGAATACGGTCGACAGTTCCCTGGATGCCGGAGGCCTGCACGGCAATATTGGCAGTAAAATCGAAATAGATGACACCCGCTGGAAAAACAACACCAAAAACGGCGGCAAATTTAAATTAGCGCTCATTCAGGCATGGTTGCGTCACGATGAATTACCGGGCTGGTATTTTGGTTATTGGAACGCCCGCGAAGATAGCTATAGCGGTCAATTTTCCAATCAGGATTACGGTAGCACCAATACCATTAACGAAATGTATATCGGTAAAATTAATGAATTTTATCGTGGTAATTGGGGGGTGGAAGTCCTGGGCGGAACGGAAAGCGCAAGCAAACGCTGGAAAGGCCGTCTGAAATTATGGGGAGAATCGCGTTTCACCGATAAATGGTCGGTTTCCGGCTATATATTCCGCGAATACCAACCGCAAAGCAACGATTCCGGCAACGGCGATCTGGAACACCACATCATGGAAATGGAGCCGGCGCTTCAATACCGGGTGAATCCGGATTTAGGTCTTTATATTCGCCCCTATTATTCCTGGGAAAAACAGGTTCGCCAGTCTTGGGGAAATATTATTGAAGAAGAATGGAAAGTGACTGCCGGATTATGGCGTAACTGGTATCCCCTGCTGACCTCGCTGTACGTCGGCTTTGGCAATGACAAAATATACAATCAGGCCAATCGATCGGAAGTCTTTTACAACGGGAAATACAATTTTATCGGCGCGACCGCCAGTTATCCCATTGTCGATAATCTACGTCTGTACGGCGAATTTAAAGCGCAGTTCACCAAATCGTATGGTCAATGGACCAATGAAGGCCATTCCTGGAATCCCTTTACTATCGTCGGTATCGAATACAGTTTCTGA